Proteins from a single region of Streptomyces spectabilis:
- a CDS encoding APC family permease, translating into MTTSGTSGSTTHPAEEEPGLRRVLGPKLLILFVIGDILGTGIYATTGKVAGKVGGALWLPFLIGFVVAILTAASYVELVGKYPKAAGAALYTQKAFKVPFLTFIIAFMVMCSGLSSASAAARAFSGDYLSELTDDALPPTLVAIAFILALAALNLRGVSESVKTNVVLTVVELTGLLIILAIGAWAVLTGDGEPSRLTEFEASGTGYALLTGVLGATALGFFAFVGFEDSVNMAEETKDPTRTFPRAIFIGVAVTGTIYVLVALVSSLLVDYETLEGSSGPLLEVVKAGGVDFPHKLFALIALFAVTNSALINIMMASRLCYGMANERILPRAMGRVLAGRRTPVVGIAFVSLLAIGLVSTGEIEGLGDTTAFLLLCVFAVVNVAVLVLRRDPVAHDHFRAPTVLPVLGAITALVLASPLADRPAEVYIRAGVLLVIGIALWAVNKLAMTVRA; encoded by the coding sequence GTGACGACTTCAGGAACGAGCGGTAGCACCACACACCCGGCCGAGGAGGAGCCCGGCCTGCGCCGGGTCCTCGGCCCCAAGCTGCTGATCCTCTTCGTGATCGGCGACATCCTCGGCACCGGCATCTACGCCACCACCGGCAAGGTGGCGGGAAAGGTGGGCGGCGCCCTCTGGCTGCCCTTCCTCATCGGCTTCGTCGTGGCGATCCTGACGGCCGCGTCGTACGTGGAGCTGGTCGGCAAGTACCCCAAGGCGGCGGGCGCCGCGCTCTACACCCAGAAGGCCTTCAAGGTCCCCTTCCTGACCTTCATCATCGCGTTCATGGTGATGTGCTCGGGCCTGTCGTCCGCGAGCGCGGCCGCCCGCGCCTTCAGCGGGGACTATCTGAGCGAGCTGACCGACGACGCCCTGCCGCCGACGCTCGTGGCGATCGCGTTCATCCTCGCCCTCGCCGCGCTGAACCTGCGGGGCGTGTCGGAGTCGGTGAAGACGAACGTCGTCCTGACGGTGGTCGAGCTGACCGGCCTGCTGATCATCCTCGCGATCGGCGCGTGGGCCGTGCTCACGGGGGACGGGGAGCCGTCGCGCCTCACCGAGTTCGAGGCGAGCGGCACCGGATACGCCCTGCTCACCGGCGTCCTCGGCGCCACCGCGCTCGGCTTCTTCGCCTTCGTCGGCTTCGAGGACTCGGTGAACATGGCGGAGGAGACCAAGGACCCCACCCGCACCTTCCCGCGCGCGATCTTCATCGGCGTGGCGGTGACCGGCACCATCTACGTCCTGGTCGCCCTGGTCTCCTCGCTCCTCGTGGACTACGAGACCCTGGAGGGCTCCAGCGGCCCGCTCCTGGAGGTCGTGAAGGCGGGCGGCGTCGACTTCCCGCACAAACTCTTCGCGCTCATCGCCCTGTTCGCGGTCACCAACTCCGCCCTCATCAACATCATGATGGCGTCCCGCCTCTGCTACGGCATGGCCAACGAACGCATCCTGCCGCGCGCCATGGGCCGCGTCCTGGCCGGCCGCCGCACGCCCGTCGTGGGCATCGCGTTCGTGTCCCTGCTGGCCATCGGCCTGGTCTCCACCGGGGAGATCGAGGGGCTCGGCGACACCACGGCGTTCCTGCTCCTGTGCGTGTTCGCCGTCGTCAACGTCGCCGTCCTGGTGCTGCGCCGGGACCCCGTGGCGCACGACCACTTCCGCGCGCCGACGGTCCTGCCCGTGCTCGGCGCGATCACCGCGCTCGTCCTGGCGAGCCCGCTCGCCGACCGCCCCGCCGAGGTCTACATCCGCGCGGGCGTGCTCCTCGTCATCGGCATCGCCCTGTGGGCGGTGAACAAGCTGGCCATGACCGTTCGGGCGTAG
- the hutI gene encoding imidazolonepropionase: protein MTTTVIRNIGSLVTNDPALGQGPLGLVEDAAVVLDGEEVAWVGPGAQAPAADEAYDAEGRAALPGFVDSHSHLLFAGDRTQEFNARMEGRPYEAGGIRTTVAATRAAPDEALEANLARYLAEALRQGTTTFETKSGYGLTTEDEARALRIARRHTDEVTFLGAHIVSPDFAADPAAYVALVTGEMLDACAPHARWIDVFCEKGAFDGDQARAILTAGKARGLHPRVHANQLSYGPGVQLAVELDAASADHCTHLTDADVDALAHSGTVATLLPGAEFSTRAEWPDARRLLDAGATVALSTDCNPGSSFTSSVPFCVALAVRDMGMTPDEAVWAATAGGAAALRRTDVGRLSPGARADLALLDAPSHVHLAYRPGVPLVSAVWRRGARVA, encoded by the coding sequence ATGACCACCACCGTCATCCGCAACATCGGCAGCCTCGTCACCAACGACCCCGCCCTCGGCCAGGGCCCCCTCGGGCTCGTCGAGGACGCGGCCGTCGTCCTGGACGGCGAGGAGGTCGCCTGGGTGGGCCCGGGCGCGCAGGCCCCGGCGGCGGACGAGGCGTACGACGCCGAGGGCCGGGCGGCCCTGCCCGGCTTCGTGGACTCGCACTCCCACCTCCTCTTCGCCGGCGACCGCACCCAGGAGTTCAACGCCCGCATGGAGGGCCGCCCGTACGAGGCGGGCGGCATCCGCACCACCGTGGCGGCGACCCGCGCCGCACCGGACGAGGCCCTGGAGGCGAACCTCGCCCGCTACCTCGCCGAGGCCCTGCGCCAGGGCACGACGACGTTCGAGACGAAGTCGGGGTACGGCCTGACGACCGAGGACGAGGCCCGCGCCCTGCGCATCGCGCGGCGCCACACGGACGAGGTCACGTTCCTCGGCGCCCACATCGTGTCGCCGGACTTCGCCGCAGACCCGGCGGCGTACGTGGCCCTGGTGACGGGCGAGATGCTGGACGCCTGCGCCCCGCACGCCCGCTGGATCGACGTGTTCTGCGAGAAGGGCGCCTTCGACGGCGACCAGGCGCGGGCGATCCTGACGGCGGGGAAGGCCAGGGGTCTGCACCCACGCGTGCACGCCAACCAGCTCAGCTACGGCCCGGGCGTCCAGCTCGCCGTGGAGCTCGACGCCGCGAGCGCCGACCACTGCACGCACCTGACGGACGCCGACGTGGACGCCCTCGCCCACAGCGGCACGGTGGCCACGCTGCTTCCGGGCGCGGAGTTCTCCACGCGCGCCGAGTGGCCCGACGCCCGGCGGCTGCTCGACGCGGGCGCGACCGTCGCCCTGTCGACGGACTGCAACCCGGGCTCGTCGTTCACGTCGTCCGTGCCGTTCTGCGTCGCGCTCGCCGTACGGGACATGGGGATGACCCCCGACGAGGCGGTGTGGGCGGCCACCGCGGGCGGCGCGGCGGCGCTGCGCCGCACGGACGTCGGCCGGCTCTCCCCCGGAGCCCGCGCCGACCTGGCGCTCCTGGACGCGCCGAGCCATGTCCACCTGGCCTACCGGCCGGGCGTACCGCTCGTCTCCGCGGTCTGGCGGCGCGGCGCCCGCGTCGCCTGA
- a CDS encoding allantoate amidohydrolase, whose protein sequence is MWADLSPIGRDAETGGYRRYAWTGADADCRTWFQEQAESRGLAYETDRNGNQWAWLGDPAAGDAVVTGSHLDSVPDGGAFDGPLGVVSSFAALDELRARGVEFTRPLALTNFGDEEGARFGLACVGSRLTAGQLTKEQAYELRDGDGVRLPEAMEAAGYDPSAIGPDPERLAGIGAFVELHVEQGRALDLSGDEVGIASAIWPHGRWRFDFRGEANHAGTTRLVDRRDPMLSYAETVLAARREAELAGAVATFGKISVEPNGVNAIPSLVRGWLDSRAADQDTLDTVVTAVEKAAREYADRHGVDLAVVRESFTPVIEFEHALRDELGAILRGRTGREVPVLGTGAGHDAGILSASVPTAMLFVRNPTGVSHSPAEHAAEDDCLAGVRALADVLEGLACR, encoded by the coding sequence ATGTGGGCCGATCTGAGCCCCATCGGCCGCGATGCCGAAACGGGCGGCTACCGCCGCTACGCCTGGACCGGGGCCGACGCCGACTGCCGCACCTGGTTCCAGGAGCAGGCGGAGAGTCGCGGTCTGGCGTACGAGACGGACCGCAACGGCAACCAGTGGGCGTGGCTCGGCGACCCGGCCGCGGGGGACGCCGTCGTCACCGGCTCGCACCTGGACTCCGTCCCCGACGGCGGCGCCTTCGACGGTCCCCTCGGCGTCGTCTCCTCCTTCGCCGCGCTCGACGAACTCCGCGCCAGGGGCGTGGAGTTCACCCGCCCCCTCGCCCTCACCAACTTCGGTGACGAGGAGGGCGCCCGCTTCGGCCTTGCCTGCGTCGGCTCCCGGCTCACTGCCGGGCAGCTCACCAAGGAGCAGGCGTACGAGCTGCGCGACGGCGACGGCGTACGCCTTCCGGAGGCGATGGAGGCGGCCGGGTACGACCCGTCCGCGATCGGCCCCGACCCCGAGCGGCTCGCCGGGATCGGCGCGTTCGTGGAGCTGCACGTGGAGCAGGGCCGGGCCCTCGACCTGTCCGGCGACGAGGTCGGCATCGCCAGCGCCATCTGGCCGCACGGCCGCTGGCGCTTCGACTTCCGCGGCGAGGCCAACCACGCGGGCACCACCCGCCTCGTCGACCGCCGCGACCCGATGCTGAGCTACGCGGAGACGGTCCTCGCCGCCCGCCGCGAGGCGGAACTCGCGGGCGCGGTGGCCACGTTCGGCAAGATCTCCGTCGAACCGAACGGCGTCAACGCCATCCCGTCCCTGGTGCGCGGCTGGCTCGACTCGCGCGCCGCGGACCAGGACACCCTCGACACGGTGGTGACGGCCGTCGAGAAGGCCGCCCGCGAGTACGCGGACCGGCACGGCGTCGACCTCGCCGTCGTGCGCGAGTCGTTCACACCGGTCATCGAGTTCGAGCACGCGCTGCGCGACGAGCTGGGCGCGATCCTGCGCGGGCGGACCGGCCGCGAAGTGCCCGTGCTCGGCACCGGCGCCGGGCACGACGCGGGCATCCTCTCCGCGTCCGTGCCGACCGCCATGCTGTTCGTCCGCAACCCCACGGGCGTCTCGCACTCCCCCGCCGAGCACGCGGCGGAGGACGACTGCCTCGCCGGGGTGCGGGCGCTCGCCGACGTACTGGAGGGCCTGGCGTGCCGGTGA
- a CDS encoding purine-cytosine permease family protein, with the protein MTESPKSLVERRSIDVVPDAERHGRAFSQFTLWLGANLQITAVVTGALAVVFGGDVVWSVVGLALGNVVGGAVMALHSAQGPKLGLPQMIQSRAQFGVRGAVVPLLLVILMYVGFFASGSVLAGQATAELTHTGDTTGIVLFAAVTAVTAAVGYRVIHVLGRIASVVCALAFVYLGIRLLDRVDLSALLADARFDLPVFLLAVSLSASWQLAFGPYVADYSRYLPRTTSARATFWWTLSGSALGSQWSMTFGVLVAASAGGVFLDDQVAYVVELGGTGLVASLLYFVIALGKLTINVLNTYGGFMSMVTSIGGFRTQKEISPRGRAAYIGLIMVVGTTVALLGKDSFLTSFKDFLLFLLTFFTPWSAINLVDYYLISKERYDIPALFDPHGRYGAWRWDALTVYGVGLLAQLPFLVTHFYTGPLVDPLGGADVSWIVGLVVPALLYWLLARRAPATGGLAQDGMGG; encoded by the coding sequence ATGACAGAGTCACCCAAGTCCCTGGTGGAGCGCCGCTCCATCGACGTCGTACCGGACGCGGAGCGGCACGGCCGCGCCTTCAGCCAGTTCACGCTCTGGCTCGGTGCGAACCTCCAGATCACGGCCGTCGTCACGGGCGCGCTCGCGGTCGTCTTCGGCGGCGACGTGGTGTGGTCCGTCGTCGGCCTGGCCCTCGGCAACGTCGTGGGCGGCGCCGTCATGGCCCTGCACTCCGCCCAGGGCCCCAAGCTCGGCCTGCCCCAGATGATCCAGTCCCGGGCCCAGTTCGGCGTGCGCGGCGCCGTCGTGCCGCTCCTCCTGGTCATCCTGATGTACGTCGGCTTCTTCGCCAGCGGCAGCGTGCTCGCCGGGCAGGCCACCGCCGAGCTGACGCACACCGGCGACACCACCGGGATCGTCCTCTTCGCCGCGGTCACGGCGGTGACGGCCGCGGTCGGCTACCGCGTGATCCACGTCCTCGGCCGGATCGCGAGCGTCGTCTGCGCGCTCGCCTTCGTCTATCTGGGCATCCGCCTCCTGGACCGCGTCGACCTCTCCGCCCTCCTCGCCGACGCCCGCTTCGACCTGCCGGTGTTCCTGCTCGCGGTCTCGCTCTCGGCCTCGTGGCAGCTGGCGTTCGGCCCGTACGTCGCGGACTACTCGCGCTATCTGCCGCGTACGACGTCGGCCCGCGCCACGTTCTGGTGGACGCTGTCCGGCTCCGCGCTCGGGTCGCAGTGGTCGATGACGTTCGGCGTCCTGGTGGCCGCGAGCGCGGGCGGGGTGTTCCTGGACGACCAGGTCGCGTACGTCGTGGAGCTCGGCGGCACCGGCCTGGTGGCCTCGCTCCTGTACTTCGTGATCGCGCTCGGCAAGCTGACCATCAACGTGCTCAACACGTACGGCGGCTTCATGTCGATGGTCACCAGCATCGGCGGCTTCCGCACCCAGAAGGAGATCTCGCCGCGCGGCCGGGCCGCGTACATCGGTCTGATCATGGTCGTGGGCACCACGGTGGCGCTCCTCGGCAAGGACAGCTTCCTGACGTCGTTCAAGGACTTCCTGCTCTTCCTTCTGACGTTCTTCACCCCGTGGTCGGCGATCAATCTGGTCGACTACTACCTGATCTCCAAGGAGCGGTACGACATCCCGGCCCTGTTCGACCCGCACGGCCGGTACGGCGCCTGGCGCTGGGACGCGCTCACCGTGTACGGGGTCGGCCTCCTGGCCCAACTCCCCTTCCTCGTCACGCACTTCTACACCGGCCCGCTGGTGGACCCGCTCGGCGGCGCGGACGTCTCCTGGATCGTGGGGCTCGTGGTCCCGGCCCTCCTGTACTGGCTGCTCGCCCGGCGCGCGCCGGCGACCGGGGGTCTCGCCCAGGACGGAATGGGGGGTTAG
- a CDS encoding diaminopimelate decarboxylase, whose protein sequence is MSLDDATVPGPTVDPTSPPGAEAAARRDQAVRAAIEQGLVSPENPLAGLIDVTGVRAAATALRAAFAGVTPPGTPVLHAFAVKATPLVPVLRLLREEGIGAEVASPGELALARAAGVPPAHTVLDSPAKTPAELREALALGIAVNADNSQELARIDALVRSAPTGAPLGVRVNPQVGAGSIGALSTATATSKFGVPLRDEGAREWLVRAYLDRPWLTRVHAHTGSQGIPLDLLVRGVAAVYELAEEINARAGRRQVDTLDIGGGLPVNFASDEADPTHGAYARLLKERVPGLLDGRYGLVTEFGRSLLAKQGVLLARVEYVKEAGGRPIALTHAGVQVATRTVYAPESWPLRLAAYDAKGRPKQGPAVGQDVAGPACFAGDLLAADHPLPRLEAGDHVAALDTGAYYFAQHYSYNSLPRPGIHGFAARADGTVRFATVRAPQPVAELVAEAGGGVPDALDGL, encoded by the coding sequence ATGAGCCTCGACGACGCGACGGTTCCCGGCCCCACCGTCGATCCCACCAGTCCCCCGGGCGCGGAGGCCGCCGCCCGCCGCGACCAGGCCGTGCGCGCCGCGATCGAGCAGGGTCTCGTCAGCCCCGAGAACCCGCTCGCCGGCCTCATCGACGTCACCGGCGTCCGCGCCGCCGCCACCGCCCTGCGCGCCGCCTTCGCCGGGGTCACCCCGCCCGGCACCCCCGTCCTGCACGCCTTCGCGGTGAAGGCGACGCCCCTGGTGCCCGTCCTGCGGCTGCTGCGCGAGGAGGGCATCGGCGCCGAGGTCGCGAGCCCGGGCGAGCTGGCCCTCGCCCGCGCCGCCGGGGTGCCGCCCGCGCACACCGTCCTCGACTCGCCCGCCAAGACCCCCGCCGAGCTGCGCGAGGCGCTCGCCCTCGGCATCGCCGTCAACGCCGACAACTCGCAGGAGCTGGCCCGCATCGACGCCCTGGTGCGCTCGGCGCCCACCGGCGCGCCGCTCGGGGTGCGGGTGAACCCGCAGGTCGGCGCGGGCTCCATCGGCGCGCTCTCCACGGCGACCGCGACCTCCAAGTTCGGTGTGCCGCTGCGCGACGAAGGCGCCCGCGAGTGGCTCGTGCGGGCCTACCTCGACCGGCCCTGGCTGACCCGGGTGCACGCGCACACCGGCTCCCAGGGCATCCCCCTCGACCTGCTCGTACGGGGCGTCGCGGCGGTGTACGAACTCGCCGAGGAGATCAACGCCCGCGCCGGGCGCCGCCAGGTCGACACCCTCGACATCGGCGGCGGACTGCCCGTCAACTTCGCGTCCGACGAGGCGGATCCGACCCACGGCGCCTACGCGCGCCTGCTCAAGGAGCGCGTCCCCGGCCTGCTCGACGGGCGCTACGGCCTGGTCACCGAGTTCGGCCGCTCGCTGCTCGCCAAACAAGGGGTGCTGCTGGCCCGCGTCGAGTACGTCAAGGAGGCGGGCGGGCGCCCCATCGCGCTGACCCACGCGGGCGTCCAGGTGGCGACCCGCACGGTGTACGCGCCCGAGTCCTGGCCGCTGCGGCTCGCCGCGTACGACGCCAAGGGCCGTCCCAAGCAGGGGCCCGCCGTCGGCCAGGACGTCGCGGGCCCGGCCTGCTTCGCGGGCGACCTGCTCGCCGCCGACCACCCGCTGCCACGCCTGGAAGCGGGCGACCACGTGGCGGCCCTGGACACCGGCGCCTACTACTTCGCCCAGCACTACTCGTACAACAGCCTCCCGCGGCCCGGGATCCACGGCTTCGCCGCGCGGGCGGACGGCACGGTCCGGTTCGCCACCGTGCGGGCGCCGCAGCCGGTGGCGGAGCTGGTCGCGGAGGCGGGCGGCGGCGTGCCGGACGCGCTGGACGGCTTGTGA
- a CDS encoding MurR/RpiR family transcriptional regulator → MSDSPAARLQVLFEGHRLTPTQRRIAHCMVRRAADAPFLSSVELAELAGVSQPSVTRFAVALGFDGYPALRRHLRDVAPAEAPEDAEANEYQQAVEAEIENLRHLAAVLADPAPVERAGRLLAASRPLPVLGLRAAASQAYGFSYFAAKVHPDVRLLDEGGSMLTDRLDAAVRAGATVLLCFALPRHPREAVDALAHAQGAGLTVVTVADSAFAPVAAHSDLLLPAAVGTGLAFDTACAPMLLGRALLEAMCDALPDAQARLEEFDAGAAERGLFVE, encoded by the coding sequence ATGAGTGACAGTCCAGCGGCACGGCTTCAGGTGCTCTTCGAAGGGCACCGGCTCACGCCGACGCAGCGGCGCATCGCCCACTGCATGGTGCGGCGCGCCGCCGACGCGCCCTTCCTGTCCAGCGTCGAGCTCGCCGAACTCGCGGGCGTCAGCCAGCCGTCCGTGACCCGCTTCGCGGTCGCGCTCGGCTTCGACGGCTACCCGGCCCTGCGGCGGCACCTGCGCGACGTGGCCCCGGCCGAGGCGCCGGAGGACGCCGAGGCGAACGAGTACCAGCAGGCCGTAGAGGCCGAGATCGAGAACCTGCGCCACCTCGCGGCGGTCCTCGCCGACCCCGCGCCCGTCGAGCGCGCGGGCCGCCTCCTGGCCGCCTCGCGCCCCCTGCCGGTCCTCGGCCTGCGCGCCGCCGCCTCCCAGGCCTACGGCTTCTCGTACTTCGCCGCGAAGGTCCACCCCGACGTGCGGCTGCTCGACGAGGGCGGCTCCATGCTCACCGACCGCCTGGACGCGGCCGTGCGCGCCGGGGCCACCGTGCTGCTGTGCTTCGCCCTTCCCCGGCATCCGCGCGAGGCCGTGGACGCCCTGGCCCACGCCCAGGGCGCGGGCCTGACCGTCGTCACCGTCGCCGACTCCGCCTTCGCGCCCGTGGCCGCGCACTCCGACCTGCTGCTGCCCGCCGCCGTCGGCACCGGCCTCGCCTTCGACACGGCCTGCGCCCCGATGCTGCTCGGCCGGGCGCTCCTTGAGGCCATGTGCGACGCGCTGCCCGACGCGCAGGCACGCCTGGAGGAGTTCGACGCGGGGGCGGCGGAGCGGGGCCTCTTCGTGGAGTAG
- the hutU gene encoding urocanate hydratase, whose translation MSGPRPVRAPRGTELSALGWQQEAALRMLQNNLDPEVAEHPDKLVVYGGTGKAARDWRSFDAMVRTLKTLKQDETMLVQSGRPVGVMQTHEWAPRVLIANSNLVGDWANWEEFRRLEALGLTMYGQMTAGSWIYIGTQGILQGTYETFAAVAAKKFGGTLAGTITLTAGLGGMGGAQPLAVTMNDGVAICIDCDPRAIERRIEHRYLDVKADSLEHALQLATEARDARRPLSIGLLGNAAELLPRMLAEGAPVDIVTDQTSAHDPLAYLPVGVDFDDMATAAEKDPAGFTQRARESMAQHVEAMVGFMDAGAEVFDYGNSIRGEAQLAGYERAFAFPGFVPAYIRPLFCEGKGPFRWAALSGEASDIHKTDKAILDLFPENESLHRWIKMAGERVHFQGLPARICWLGYGERDKAGERFNDMVASGELQAPLAIGRDHLDCGSVASPYRETEGMRDGSDAIADWPLLNAMVNVASGASWVSLHHGGGVGMGRSIHAGQVSVADGTKLAGEKVRRVLTNDPGMGVIRHVDAGYESADAVADDRGVRIPMREGE comes from the coding sequence ATGTCAGGACCCCGCCCCGTACGAGCGCCGCGCGGCACCGAACTGAGCGCCCTGGGATGGCAGCAGGAAGCCGCCCTCCGCATGCTCCAGAACAATCTCGACCCCGAGGTCGCCGAGCACCCCGACAAGCTCGTCGTCTACGGCGGCACCGGCAAGGCGGCCCGCGACTGGCGCTCCTTCGACGCGATGGTGCGCACCCTGAAGACGCTCAAGCAGGACGAGACGATGCTCGTCCAGTCCGGCCGCCCCGTCGGCGTCATGCAGACCCACGAGTGGGCGCCGCGCGTGCTCATCGCCAACTCCAACCTGGTCGGCGACTGGGCGAACTGGGAGGAGTTCCGCCGCCTGGAGGCCCTCGGCCTCACCATGTACGGCCAGATGACCGCCGGTTCCTGGATCTACATCGGCACCCAGGGCATCCTCCAGGGCACGTACGAGACGTTCGCCGCGGTCGCGGCGAAGAAGTTCGGCGGCACGCTCGCCGGGACCATCACCCTCACCGCCGGCCTCGGCGGCATGGGCGGCGCCCAGCCCCTCGCGGTCACCATGAACGACGGCGTCGCGATCTGTATCGACTGCGACCCGCGCGCCATCGAGCGCCGCATAGAGCACCGCTACCTCGACGTGAAGGCCGACTCCCTGGAGCACGCGCTCCAGCTCGCCACCGAGGCCCGCGACGCCCGCCGCCCGCTCTCCATCGGCCTGCTCGGCAACGCGGCGGAGCTGTTGCCGCGCATGCTCGCCGAGGGCGCCCCCGTCGACATCGTCACGGACCAGACGAGCGCCCACGACCCGCTCGCGTATCTGCCGGTCGGCGTCGACTTCGACGACATGGCCACGGCCGCCGAGAAGGACCCGGCGGGCTTCACGCAGCGCGCCCGCGAGTCCATGGCCCAGCACGTCGAGGCCATGGTCGGCTTCATGGACGCGGGCGCCGAGGTCTTCGACTACGGCAACTCCATCCGCGGCGAGGCCCAACTGGCGGGCTACGAGCGCGCGTTCGCCTTCCCCGGCTTCGTCCCCGCGTACATCCGGCCGCTGTTCTGCGAGGGCAAGGGCCCCTTCCGCTGGGCGGCCCTCTCCGGCGAGGCCTCGGACATCCACAAGACCGACAAGGCGATCCTCGACCTCTTCCCGGAGAACGAGTCGCTGCACCGCTGGATCAAGATGGCGGGCGAGCGCGTCCACTTCCAGGGCCTCCCGGCCCGCATCTGCTGGCTCGGCTACGGCGAGCGCGACAAGGCGGGCGAGCGCTTCAACGACATGGTGGCCTCCGGCGAGCTCCAGGCCCCGCTCGCGATCGGCCGCGACCACCTCGACTGCGGCTCGGTGGCATCGCCGTACCGCGAGACCGAGGGCATGCGCGACGGCTCCGACGCCATCGCCGACTGGCCCCTGCTGAACGCCATGGTCAACGTGGCCTCCGGCGCCTCCTGGGTCTCCCTGCACCACGGCGGCGGCGTCGGCATGGGCCGCTCCATCCACGCGGGCCAGGTCAGCGTCGCCGACGGTACGAAGCTGGCCGGTGAGAAGGTGCGCCGGGTCCTCACGAACGACCCCGGGATGGGGGTCATCCGGCACGTCGACGCGGGCTATGAGTCCGCGGACGCGGTGGCCGACGACCGGGGTGTGCGCATCCCCATGCGGGAGGGCGAGTGA
- a CDS encoding formimidoylglutamate deiminase, translating into MTHTYWAEQAWLDPVVEPGVALDVGADGRIAAVRTGVEAPPPGATVLRGLTIPGLANAHSHAFHRALRSTVQVGSGTFWTWREVMYSVADRLTPETYHELARAVYAEMALAGVTAVGEFHYLHHAPGGKRYADPNAMGEALIAAAADAGIRITLLDTAYVAAGLRDATEGEPPNHHQLRFSDGTAEAWAERAALLKDREHARVGAAVHSVRAVPARQLGTVVEWAASRGVPLHVHLSEQTAENEACLAVHGCTPTRLLADHGALGARTTGVHNTHLTDADIALIGGSGTGTCMCPTTERDLADGIGPAPALQRAGSPLSLGSDSHAVIDLFEEARAMELNERLRSHTRGHWTAAALLRAASADGHAALGWADAGALAPGALADFATVALDSVRTAGAAARLGAEVAVFAASAADVRHTVVGGRHVVRDGAHTLLPDVPSSLARAVAALH; encoded by the coding sequence GTGACGCACACGTACTGGGCAGAGCAGGCCTGGCTCGATCCGGTCGTGGAGCCCGGCGTGGCGCTCGACGTGGGCGCGGACGGGCGGATCGCCGCCGTCCGCACCGGCGTCGAGGCCCCGCCGCCGGGCGCGACGGTCCTGCGCGGCCTGACGATCCCGGGCCTGGCGAACGCCCACTCCCACGCCTTCCACCGCGCGCTGCGCTCCACCGTGCAGGTCGGCAGCGGCACGTTCTGGACGTGGCGCGAGGTCATGTACTCCGTCGCCGACCGGCTCACGCCCGAGACGTACCACGAGCTCGCGCGAGCGGTGTACGCGGAGATGGCGCTCGCGGGCGTCACGGCCGTCGGCGAGTTCCACTATCTGCACCACGCGCCCGGCGGCAAGCGGTACGCCGACCCCAACGCCATGGGCGAGGCCCTGATCGCGGCTGCCGCCGACGCGGGCATCCGCATCACGCTGCTCGACACCGCGTACGTGGCCGCCGGGCTGCGCGACGCCACCGAGGGCGAGCCGCCCAACCACCACCAGCTGCGGTTCTCCGACGGCACGGCCGAGGCGTGGGCGGAGCGGGCCGCGCTGCTCAAGGACCGCGAGCACGCCCGGGTCGGCGCGGCCGTCCACTCCGTGCGGGCCGTGCCCGCGCGGCAGTTGGGCACGGTGGTGGAGTGGGCCGCCTCGCGGGGCGTCCCGCTGCACGTCCACCTCTCCGAGCAGACCGCCGAAAACGAGGCGTGCCTCGCCGTGCACGGGTGCACGCCCACGCGGCTGCTCGCCGACCACGGGGCGCTCGGCGCGCGCACGACGGGCGTCCACAACACGCACCTCACGGACGCCGACATCGCCCTCATCGGCGGCTCGGGCACCGGCACCTGTATGTGCCCCACCACCGAGCGGGACCTCGCCGACGGCATCGGGCCCGCGCCCGCCCTCCAGCGGGCGGGCAGCCCGCTGTCCCTCGGCAGCGACAGCCACGCCGTGATCGACCTCTTCGAGGAGGCGCGGGCGATGGAGCTGAACGAGCGGCTCCGCTCGCATACGCGCGGGCACTGGACCGCGGCGGCGCTCCTGCGGGCCGCGTCCGCCGACGGGCACGCGGCGCTCGGCTGGGCCGACGCCGGGGCCCTGGCGCCCGGCGCGCTCGCCGACTTCGCCACGGTCGCGCTCGACTCCGTGCGGACCGCGGGGGCCGCGGCGCGGCTCGGGGCGGAGGTGGCGGTGTTCGCGGCGAGCGCGGCGGACGTGCGGCACACCGTGGTCGGGGGCCGCCACGTGGTCCGCGACGGCGCCCACACCCTCCTCCCCGACGTGCCGTCGTCCCTGGCCCGAGCGGTGGCAGCCTTGCACTAG